The Anastrepha ludens isolate Willacy chromosome 2, idAnaLude1.1, whole genome shotgun sequence DNA window AATTTAATCGATCGAACAACGTGTTTAAGCTatgaaaacttattaaaaaaatattcgatcCATAAAAATAAAGTCTCGCGAAATTCCTAACTCTTTGGCGggaataatcgtccgaatgcatCGAcagttcaaaggttggtgatGATGAACcagtactaatttttttaatgtacagCGAAACCTCTCCGAACGGGCACTACTACTAGATAAACATCTTCCTTGGGCGAACACTTTTTCCTATACCAACTTTTAAGTACACATTTCGGAACGACTTACTCTCACTTAAGCGGACACTCTCTTGGCGGACAGTTATTTTCCATTTACACAAAACCCTCTATTGAGCGGACGCGAGCCTCTTCCAAAATACATTAGGATTTCATATCATAGCAAATCATGGAAAAAACCTCTATTGAGCGGAAATGAACTCCTCATAGGCGGACAAAATATAAAGAGTGTAAGTGAGCagttacttatgtacatacatactaaatAGGAAAACGGAAACTCCACTAAGGTCTCGGACTCGGATAAGGTTTGATGCTTTTTCATGCACTCATTTAGTTTGTTTGCGCAGTGATTTGATCTTGTTTAAGTTAAGCATACCTTGGTAGGCTTATAGACTGGCttgactaaaaaaattataaatgtcttACAGGCAACGGATTTGGTAAAAGAAGCTTGGGCAAAGGTTCAaacggaaataataaaaaactgtttCCAAAAAACAGGCTTTGAGAAAAATAGACCTGCGTCAACTGAACTCGAGCTCGAAGAAGACTTGCCGCAAATTATGATGAATTTATAACAATGGTTAGTAATACATGGACCGGAAACCTAGATTTCAAATTGGATTTCGTTACTCATGAAAACATGGAAACTATTGATGATCCTAGCACACGTATAGAGAGTAATACCGAAGAATCTAATGAAATTCTCTCAAACGACACTGCATTCAATTCAAACTTAAAGAGATTTAATCAGCCATGACTTTATTGCTTTcgaattgttaaaaaagatgGAAAGCTGGAGCCAAcctaatatacctacatatatgcacatatctaGTTTTATGTCGTTAAATATCAAAtgtattgatatttattttcattttggctATTTCTTTATATGCAATTTTACACATAAATGAATtatgcacttttgaaaaaatacatacacatttgaATGTATAacctcataatttttttcaaataagatataatattcaattaattaaaaaattcttcttctCCCGCTCAAGGGAGGTTTAACTCATCATACAtttccaaattaattttttgaggaaaataagaaaaaatgcaagataaattataaaatctgtCACTTTTACTTTCCCTCTCTATGCCAAACAGATTTTTCATCAACATTCCCTACATTTTCCTTTTATCTCCTTATACTCGAAACACTGTGCGCTGTGGCGGAAGAGTGCATTCCAGATCAAAATACGATCATGAAATTGCATCCCTTCAGGCCTAAAGAAAAGTTCCATGCTTTCATTTGAGTATAATACGAAAAACTCATATACCTATGTAGAAAACattacaattacaaaaaaaaaaaaaaaaacacaaaaaccactGAATATATCCCCGCCCACTTGGATGAAGAACTAAGGAAATTCTATGTATTAATACTATTAAAATGATACAATGTACCAATGATTTCAAATACGAAATTTAAAATCACTTCTGAGATATCTCTTTCTGCACAAAGTAAGAGATGAAGGGGCTATGGTTTGGCAAATTGTGTTTGCTCACACCGTTTGTGAGATTTATCCTGTTTTAAGAtgtttggctgtaatttaaacgctctgtgtttggccagaatacaGAATGCCTGCTGAATGTATCGTTTGGCATTTGTTTATTGGACCGACCACAGACCACAGTGACAGAGAAAGCCCTGACAATGAATTATACTCGGCCACCGAGTAATTTTGGTTGCGGAACTTTGATGGACCAGCTAGCTTTTGACATAGCGTTTTCTTCCATTTTAGtaagcaaaaaatacaaaattaaaaattgagaattaaatattgaaaatgctatgtttataaatgaaaaagtgGAAGAAAGAATACGCATCGTTTCCctagaaaaaatcaaaacgtGGTTCGATAGTACTTTTTATGctgattacaacggtattgaaatgtttttttgaaaattaaaatactttcttttGATGTAAATGCTTATTAAGCttgttaagttttaaaatatatgaaaaatataaatttctataAAGAGATTCTTATTCTAAAATTTAGCGGATTAACCTAATTGCCTTTCATTTGGTATGccaaatatttcatataaaatgcgCGATATCCCTCTTCCTGCTATTGCAAAATAATTtatctacttatttatttacatgaaataaattaataagcaaTTGAGGTGACCAGCAAGGTAGACTATCCGGCCTGAGTAAAATAATTGAATGCGATGattgtatatatgcataagCACATGTAAAAATAtctgtgtacgagtatgtgaatatatataagtatgtatttatgtacatttccaCTTCCAgctacttaattttttgcatcTGCCAGActtttaaatttctataaattgCACAAAGCATTATTCAAAACAACCTTAACAAATTTCTTATAGAAACTAATAAGagaatactttttatttctgGATATACAGTTGCGGTCAAAATCTTAGTAGTGAACATACGTAAAATGGAATGGGTAAAAAAAAAGTGAGTGTaatctcttttataaaaaaatttacttttctcCTCTTATAGCCCAAAtgtcaaacaaaacaaatcccAAAAGAAATCCAACGTTCATCTTATTTCAGTAaggtaaaattatatttagtgaAACTGCAGCGAATTTTGGGCGGTCAAAAACTTATTCGAGTAACAAATTGCaagaaaaattttgtcaaatcttTTATATGatggtaattttatttttatttttacatgggtttttgtttagtatttaaattagttgcaactagtatgtaacccccgaaaatAGGGGGTCAATAAATCATTGTATGATTTAGGACCCTTTATGGAAACTAACAGTAAACGTAATGCAAATCGTTCTCGATCCTTTGGATCGACCGTATAAATTCTGCCTTggctaaattttttcttctctgcCACGAACGTGAACCTTGTTGCCAAGTGTAATGTTCAGGAATTTCTTGGTAAGTCAATGTATTTATTTGATACTATTTCAAAGGTATATTCATATATGATTTGATAATGGCTGCATACATAAAAAgatacatgtacacacatagaatacaacacaaaggaaaaaaacacttaaaaatgtatatctgtgtcaaaaagttcgttgatttgatgggtaatagtgttcttttaaatggcgttgggcatcgtctattactataaaatttgtttgagaaTAGCCCAAACACAGTTTACCTTTGAAatagtatcaaataaataactaatttgtctctctctcctcattttttaaaactatttaaaattttgagttttgcaaaaaggatcaaacgcacacaaaatttttaaacacatacataggtacgtttatatattgtagttcaattgtaccatatatgaacgaaaacaaaagtggatgcttctaccaatcatatccaatacgtgacgtttcaaacatttatcacttacttacctgctctattcctccacttaaagtaggaactcttctacgaactcttcttggtcgtattctaggcatattttaaaattaaatatggatgtacttttttcttaaaataaattctattttgcgtctgcacaaaactctttctaatttgcactgttaccgttgttttaagtgaattgacaaatttcaagccaattgtcaattcataccaattattgccatcacaacaaaattttgaaaaaaattcgcagcacTCGTTGTAACTATGTTCATGAGCATGATTCAATTATggaaggttaggtaagtaaacagctttctcgctccctcttgacatatcggctcccttatttgaaaacgtgttgcttctttacaaaaaaaagtacctatttcacaaaaaaatttttgaattgtagtaaaaactaaacttttggtgcaaattatttggTCGGCAACACCGTTTTCACTTTGACGCTTTGCTTTGTTATTATTCGTTGAAAATCTTTTATCTGTTTGTAAACATTCAagtaagtataataataaaagctaattattttgtaaattaatgtcATTTTTCACTATTTAGGTCGATTATGTCTTACATATGGTGATAGTCGATTATTTGGAGTCGGCTTTCTGCTGCAGAAAACCACCGGTTTGTGAATTTTCATACATGTAAGTCCAGATcagacatttgtaaaaattcttattaaactttttcattcataGGTTTTTATAGCAgcgtttttgcaaatataacaGAGACCAccttacatacaatacataaactacagTTAGTAAGTTCTTTTAGAATGTTTGctaataaattgtaataaataaaaagtttttatttgtaggACTTCACAGACGAGCAATTGCTGCGGAAGGTGTGTGTTGAAGAGCTAGGTGGCCCAACTATTGTGGTTTTTAGAAACGAAAGCACGTATGCGCGTATTTCTACCATTGTCTCATGTGGTGCTACGGACAATTTCATAGGAGACATGGAGCGTGTTGTGTATGATGGTGCAAATACCTGTTTAACATATGACGGTCATTATGTGCCTAGTACTGCTACCTCTGAAATCAATTTGACTTCCGAACTGGCTGTCCACGTCGATACCTTACCCCGTCTAGAACAATATGCTGTACGTAGATGTATGCGCAACACCTACACGAGCAAGTTCTCGCGCTTTAAGTCTACAATTACAGATAAGTTGTAATGATATATTTGTGAGTTGTTTTTAAGTTCTTGGTTTACAGGTTTTTGATTTCTGCCTGAAGTAAGTGCAGCGTTCCAACACCTATACGAGCAAGTGCACCCACATTCCTCATATTTCCACTCCGATTCATTACTGAGACACGTGGTATTGATATACGTAAATTTACAAACCATCACAATTACTAAAAGTGGATTATATTAccaatatgtaaaatttttcgatgtattagttttagtctatattaatacattttccTATTAATATTAGGGACGCAAAGTATATTAAGGTagacaaattttaaactataaactagtaaatttgtaattttcaatttttttcttatatttagaaATGATCGACTGAACTTCTGCTTTCGCAATGTCTTTACGGTAACATACTACATGTATCTACATGTATTGTTATGCatattgttatatatatatatattatatataattggcgcgtacaccctttttgggtgtttggccgatctcttcctcctatttgtggcgtgcgtcttgatgttattccacaaatggagggacctacagtttcaagccgactccgaacggcagaaaaaaaaaacacatacataagtagcaTCACATAGTTCTGCGTGCTCTTGTGTTAGATAAACatcgaaaatattctaaataaatattacatttgtttaaagaaaaaactataatttttctgtcgttttgttttaatgtagaTTAAATAACCAATATACTTGTTTTTCTCTTAGTACAGGACTAATTAGTTACTTTACGTACTTTTTTACTACCTTTAGGCAAGaaggggaaaacatttttccctTTTTCCCATCCTTCGTAAATGCAGCCCTAaaataagggagtgtcaaagcgCCCTTGTCActacttacctaaccttctataattgaatcatggttcatgaatacatatttattagtaaagagaacaaaacaaaacaattattgagagcccaaatgtatacaatgctgtgctcattagaaagagagctaaacaaagcaaacgtactcatatatatgcgtatatttgtgtgtcatcccgctttgcatagacatcgctgttatcaatatgaaaattttgataactttacacgcaaatatttcatgaacaaattaaccaattttaatttttataattttccggaaatatgctcatcaaaacctttcttttgatatatatttcatatctgtacgtgttgtagtttagtcagaataagcgccatgttttaaaataatatatagaagaagaagatgatgatgaaagtTGCATGACCCTTATTCTTTAGAATTGCAGCACAACGGCTTTGCATTGAGTCAACAAGTTTTTGGTAACTTTCGATCGAAATCGACCCCCATGCGCTCTTTGCAGCTTcccatagttgcgtataagatGTTGGCTTGCGTTGGGCTACTGCCTCCTTGACATCAactcacaaattttcaatggggtttatGTCTGGTGACTGTGGCGGCCATTCCATTACGTTGATCTGACTCTCCTCAAACCATCTTTTATCAACTATGCATGCGTCGTTGTCTTGCTGGAACGTCCAAACAAGCGGCATTTCGTCTCAGGCATATGCCCTTGAGTATATCAACATATGGAACGCCAGTCATCATTTCCTTAACCCAATGAATGGGTCCCACGCCAAGCCAAGAAAAGCATGCCCAGACCATAATGCTAGAACCACCATGCTGTATTGTTTTCGTTGTATACAAGACAGTCTTCGACTCGTCCGACCACAAAATGTTGCGCTATTTGGTCGAAGGCCAATTTCTATGTTCCTTGGCGAATCGAAGTCTCTTTTCTACATGCGTTTTTGTCAGCACCAGTACTTTTCTTGGACCGTGGGTACCCAGGTCGTGCTCACGCAAACGCCGACGAACAGTCTCAACGCTCGAAGACACTTTTAAGGCATCTTTTATCTCAGTAGCAGccgcaaatggaagctgctttGAGTATCTAACGATAGACTTAACTTCTCTTGCCGACTTTCCTAGCTTTCTTCCACGCTTTTTGCCACTTGGTTTGTACTTGATGGCATTACGTACCATTGTTGGTGAGCAACCAATGATATTTTGCACTTCCACATAACCTTTTCCGTCagcaaccaatttttttatgaggtcGCGTTTCTCGGGTTTGCAATTTTTCCTTTTGGACATTACTGAACgaggaataataaaaatgtgGCCATTAGCTACAGAATatcaattaaataaacttatctcgccgttttttttttaattttcacaaagatAGACacgataatattaatttttcacacACTTTTCCTCGCACGACTAAGATTTTGACTGACTAAAAAGCCGTTGCAactaaaatttcatgcaaaatttaCGAAACCAACAGGTTAGGTTTAACAAGTGATTGCATAACTTGAAGCCGACTTCTTAAGCTAACGGATTTTACAGTGGATGGCGAAAAACGGTTGTGATCAAAAAACGTGGCCACTTAAATATAATGCGCCATAAGCACTACTAAGATTCAGACcgcaacgtatgtatgtatgtacatatgcacgtacTAAGGGTATTAGTATATTCCTTGAAAGACGTGGATTACCAGTTTTAATAGGAAAAGTTGGCTCAACAAACTAGTTTATATTGATTAGGTTTTACTCCCTTGATACCTGCCCTTATTTGTCCCTCTTTCCTGACGTTacagtttatttaataacttctGAATAAAAGCCTCGGATTTTTGTCAAACATTCACAGGCAATGGCATTTAATTTTACAGTAATAAAAattgtcttttatttttatttcaatttctttcaGTGGCTAACACCTTTGTTTCGGAATGTGCTGGCTCGCTGATCAATGAGCGTTACGTATTAACAGCGGCTCACTGTGTCATTGGTCCCATTGAGGAGAAAATAGGTAAACTGTACGTATAAAAGAAATGTTCggtgaaatattttgaatttacttaAATAGTATATTATTTGAACCTTTAATTTGATTATTTGCCTGCTAGCGTCTCCTTGCGCGTCCGAGATCACGACATTGAATCGCCGCAGATCTGTAATCAGAAGGAATGCTGGCCACCCTATCAACGGTTCGGTATTGAGTCCGTTGTCGTGCACGAACGTTACCTGGCTGATCAGCATTTGCGCATAAATGAACACAACGACATAGCATTGATTCGAATGGACCGGTCGGTGGAGTTTAATGATTATATAGAGCCAGTGTGTTTGCCCACTGCTTCCCTCCAACAAGAACTTAAAAAGGGGCAACTACTGACGGTGGCTGGTTGGGGTCACACAGGCTTgtgtaagaaataaataattttgacaaaaatgttTTCCCTGAATTAAtcgggttttgtttttattgattcaGCTAAACATAGCAGAACTAAGAGGAAAACCCGTTTGCCACTTTATGACATGGAGGAATGTCGACATGTATACCAAAAGTTTCTCTATGTTGCTGACGAGCAATTCTGTGCTGGAGGTGTCCACAACCAAGACGCTTGCTATGGCGATTCCGGCGGTCCGCTTATGCGCCTGAACTCCACATCTTGGGTAATAGAGGGTATAGTGTCATTTGGGCGAAGCTGTGGACTAGAGAACCGCCCGGGCATCTACACGCGTGTTCGGAACTATGTCGATTGGATTGCAGAGCATATGGATCCATGGTAGTACCAAAGCCGATGAtgcgaatttgaattttttctaatacgaaataactaaatatttgtatttctataaagtagtaatttgtaattttatatcAATTTTGCAGTTGCGAATAAAACTCATTTATATACCAAATACTTTGAAATGAAAACATACGGCTGAAAATGTGAAATTGTACTTCGCACTGTAACTGTACTTAGTTTGCAAAGTAGTCCCGCAAAGCGTTGGGCTTCACGCCAGACCCGAGTCGTTGGTAAATCCGGCTTCAACAGTATTAACTCTTCAAGGCCACAAGCAAGAGGTATCAATGAGGTAAGGGCAGTAGAGCAATTGATTtggctttttaattttacgTGTTTTCTAAACTGACAAATTGTGTTTACCGTTACACGTTTTTGTTGCCTACAGTGTGATACAAAAAAAGTTAGTTCCTGAACTATTggtatttttggtattttcccTGATGTAAGCGAATGGCACAACGTTTCCCCATTGGGTTTTCGTAcggaatataataaaatgttgaattttgcGCATGTTGATTTATGAAGCATAGGTCTACATATGAGCGGTGTCTTTGAAAGCGGTGTaagtctttatttttgccattccaAATGAAGTtacaaatattattgaaaatggTGTAAGTCCGCTTTCCTCAAAGGCATGCcaatatttagtttaaaattgGACTACGTAATTCctttagtgcatttttatatatgtgGCAACATTGTGAATGACATAAATCAGGATTTCAGATGCCCACCTAACCCATATAAAGGAGCATATCGAAAGCCTTACACTGTTCGAAAGTCATTGCAAACGTCCTCATAATCCTAGACGATGATATTTACAACCTGAGTTAAACGTCAGCAAATGTAAAGGTTATCCTTATCCTGCAAAAGGAGTTGCATTTAGAAgagttttaaaaaagaattcaaattacattttcaccagacgcgaaaagacaaattttataaatttgaaaataaaatcatgctACAATATTGAAATCACAATGCTCACAGAAAAACATGACACACAATTCAATAACGCTGAATTAGCAAAGAAAGTTATGCAAGAAGATGAGGATTTCGACATCATAAAATCCAGATAAatatttcgctttttcttttgACTTTCAGAAGGCATTACGCTACCCAAAATTGTCGGTGTGCATTGCCAAATTGTGCGTTTTGAATGCAGGATTCCGTAGATTTCTTGATAATGAGGTCAATGGGACTTAAAGTCGTGCAGTCCCCCAAGAACGGCGTAGAAATTATCGcccataaatttgtatattc harbors:
- the LOC128856075 gene encoding serine protease 7-like, with translation MLRPVFRIQICLLASALVISSNQAAAKTAANCLNPNQNAGHCISIYDCNSLSFVLRKHLSAQYRFVRLSQCDGGADASGKFPFVCCNNDTDFRDPNADWQQRIIFPGPDNSGRPGPGRRNVALIEPPRCGALTISNKIFGGEEAEITEFTWMVKLEYKTVANTFVSECAGSLINERYVLTAAHCVIGPIEEKIGKLVSLRVRDHDIESPQICNQKECWPPYQRFGIESVVVHERYLADQHLRINEHNDIALIRMDRSVEFNDYIEPVCLPTASLQQELKKGQLLTVAGWGHTGLSKHSRTKRKTRLPLYDMEECRHVYQKFLYVADEQFCAGGVHNQDACYGDSGGPLMRLNSTSWVIEGIVSFGRSCGLENRPGIYTRVRNYVDWIAEHMDPW